A genomic segment from Chelonoidis abingdonii isolate Lonesome George chromosome 24, CheloAbing_2.0, whole genome shotgun sequence encodes:
- the LOC116816168 gene encoding olfactory receptor 10C1-like, with the protein MKNDTSMAKFVLLGLSNHTDTNLILFVVFLCIYIITVLGNFLIIIVINVSRALHMPMYFFLRNLSFLEVCYTSVTLPKMLASLLSEDKTISFAGCAVQMYFFLFFAVTECFLLASMAYDRYSAICNPLHYTTIMNKRVCIQLAMSSWICGILVALEHTSFVFTLPFCGSHVINHFFCEIQPVLKLVCRDTYWNEIQIIVAAAFVLMMPFMLILVSYICIISTILKMQSAEGRRRAFSTCSSHLIVVTLFYGSALIMYVRPKSSFSPDVNKLLSLFYSVVTPILNPIIYSLRNKEVKDALRKTGMKMFHPQK; encoded by the coding sequence ATGAAAAATGACACCTCCATGGCCAAATTTGTCCTCCTGGGGCTCTCTAACCACACAGATACGAATCTCATTCTCTTTGTGGTGTTTCTATGCATTTACATCATCACAGTGCTGGGAAACTTCCTCATCATCATCGTCATAAATGTCAGTCGAGCCCTTCACATGCCTATGTATTTCTTCCTCAGGAACCTGTCCTTCCTGGAGGTCTGCTACACCTCAGTCACTCTGCCCAAGATGCTGGCCAGCCTCCTCTCAGAAGACAAAACGATCTCGTTTGCTGGCTGTGCAGTACAGATGTATTTCTTTCTATTCTTTGCTGTTACTGAGTGCTTCCTCCTTGCATCTATGGCATATGACCGCTACAGTGCCATATGCAACCCTCTGCACTACACAACCATCATGAACAAGAGGGTTTGCATCCAGCTGGCTATGAGCTCATGGATATGTGGCATCCTGGTAGCCCTGGAGCACACATCGTTTGTATTCACACTTCCTTTTTGTGGGTCCCACGTGATCAACCACTTCTTCTGTGAGATTCAGCCGGTGCTGAAGCTGGTGTGTAGGGACACCTACTGGAATGAGATCCAGATCATTGTGGCTGCTGCCTTTGTCCTCATGATGCCTTTCATGCTGATCCTGGTATCCTACATCTGTATCATCTCCACTATCCTGAAAATGCAGTCCGCTGAAGGCAGGCGCAGAGCCTTCTCCACCTGTTCCTCGCACCTCATCGTTGTGACCTTGTTCTATGGATCGGCTCTTATCATGTACGTGCGCCCCAAGTCCAGCTTTTCTCCAGATGTGAACAAATTACTCTCTCTGTTCTACTCAGTGGTGACTCCGATCTTGAACCCCATTATCTACAGCCTCAGAAACAAGGAGGTGAAAGATGCCTTGAGGAAAACAGGGATGAAGATGTTCCATCCACAAAAATAG